The genome window GAAAAAAGCAAAAAAACGTCATTGTGGCAAAGGATGATGCATCCGCAAGCGAGAACAGCCTATCTCTTTCTGCTCCCAAATCTGCTAGGGTTCTTGCTATTTATTGCTATTCCGAGTGTGATGGCGTTCGGACTTGGCTTCACAGAATGGGACGGGTATAATCCGGTGAAATGGAACGGGCTGGATAATTATTTCCGGCTTGTGCGGGACGAGAACTTTCGAATTGCTTTACAGAATACGTTGCTCTACACCTTTGGCTCCTGCCTGCTCGTTATCATTGCATCTCTATCATTGGCCTTGCTTGTTAACCAGAAAATGAAAGGGATGTCGCTCTACAGAGCGGCATTCTTCTTCCCACATATTGCATCGTTTATCGCAGTAGCGGTGGTATGGCAGGCCATTTTCAATCCAACGCTCGGACCACTGAACATGTTCCTCAGCAAATTTATGGAGCAGCCCCCCGGATGGCTGGTCAGCTCGAATTGGGCTTTGCTCAGCATTATACTTGTCTCGGCCTGGAAGATGGCTGGCTACTATATGCTGCTGTTCCTGGCCGGCTTGCAGGGAATTTCCAAAGAGCTGTACGAGGCAGCCAACATTGACGGTGCCAATATCCTGCAGCGCTTCCGCAATATAACACTGCCTATGTTATCTCCAGTGACGTTTTTTGTCATCATTACCTGCATTATTAATCTGTTCAAGTCATTTGATCTCGTGTATGTCATGACCGGTGGTGGTCCGGGCCGCTCCACGAAGCTGCTCGTCTATGATATCTTCGTTCAATCATTTCGCAATTCCGCATTTGGTTACGCCTCGGCTGAGGCCATCGTGCTGTTCCTGATCGTTCTGGCGATTACTTATGTTCAATTTAAGGGGGAGAAACGATGGGTCAACTACTAGGTCGAGCAGTGCCTAAATCTCTGGCGCATCTGTTCATGATCTTAATATCTCTGGTTATGATCGTACCCTTTCTGTGGATGCTGTCCACCTCCTTCAAGTTGCAGGAGGAAGTGTTCCAGTATCCGATACAGTGGATTCCGCAGGTATTTCACTTCGAGAATTACGTCGAGGTATGGACCAGTATTCCATTTCCATTATACTATTTCAACTCTCTGAAGGTCTCTATCCTGGTTACTTTGGGGCAGCTGATTACCTGTTCTCTGGCTGGTTACGCTTTTGCCAGATTGGATTTCCCCGGGAAGAACCGACTGTTCATCATGTATTTTGCAGCCTTTATGATCCCTTATCAGGTCATTATGATTCCGCAGTATTTCGTTATTAAGAAGCTAGGCCTTGTCGACAGCCATTGGGCACTGATCCTGTTGGAAATCTTTAGTCCCTATGGCGTGTTCCTAATGCGCCAGTTCTTGTCGGGAATCTCGAAGGAACTCTCTGAGGCGGCGCGGATTGACGGCTGCAACGAATTTGGCATCTTTGCGAGAATCATCATGCCGCTGGCCAAGCCGGCGTTAGCAACGCTTGGAATCTTCGCTTTCTCCTGGGTGTGGAATGATTTTCAGGCTCCACTTATTTATCTTACCAGCGATAGCCTTAAGACACTGCCACTCGGCTTGGCCAGTCTAAACGGCGAGTTCACATCGCAGACCCAATTAATTATGGCAGGTACAGTACTGTCACTTATTCCGGTAGTCACTGTATTCCTATTCTTCCAACGATACTTTATCTCGGGCATTACTGCCGGTTCTGTGAAAGGATGAGAACTGTGAAGAAAACTCTAGTAACGAACGTAAAATGGCATGAGGCCATCGAATATGCAGTCCTCAAAACAAAACAAAATTTGTCCCGGTACAACCAGAAGTTCCCCCATATCTCCAATGACAAGTGTTATGAATGGGGTGATAACGAGGACTGGATCGAAGGCTTCTGGACCGGCATAGTCTGGCTATGTTACGAGTACAGCGGTGACGAATATCTGCGTTTGCAGGCTAATAGCCAGATTGCCAGCTTTCATCGCCGGCTTCAGGCCCAACATGCACTTGAACATCATGACATTGGCTTCCTATATGGATTATCCGCACTCGCGGGCTGGATCGTTGAAGAGGATGAACGGCACAAACTGCTTGCACTGCAAGCCGCTGATCATCTACTGGGACGTTGGCGAGAGACATCTGGGCTCATTCAGGCTTGGGGGCCGGAAGATGATTCGGAGAATGGGGGGCGTATCATCATCGACTGTTTAATGAATCTCCCGCTGCTGTACTGGGCTTCCAGTGCAACCGGCAATCCCCGCTATGCGGAGGTTGCCGTCCGACAGGCCGAGTTGTCAAGGAAATTTCTTGTGCGGGGAGACGACTCGTCCTATCACACCTTTTATTTTGACCGAAGCGGAAATTCGCTGAGAGGGGGAACACATCAAGGCAACAGTGACGGGTCCACATGGACACGTGGACAGGCTTGGGGCATCTATGGATTTGCTCTGTCTTATCGCCAAACGGGAAACATCAATTTTCTGGAAACCTCGAAACGCCTGGCTGCTTATTTCATAGAACGAATACCGGCTGACGGCATCGTTTATTGGGACTTTGATGTTCCCGTGACCGGCTCTACCAGTCGGGACAGCTCCGCTTCCGCTATTGCAGCTTGTGGCATGCTGGAACTACTGGAACATTTAGCACCTGACGATCCGCAGAGGCAGCGATTAGAAGATGCGGTCTTGGTGACTATGACGGCACTAGCCGAGTCCTCAATGAGCATGGCGCAGGAAAAGGAAGGCCTTATCGATCATGGATCATATCATGTCAGGGGCAGCTACGGGCTGGATGGTTATATGATCTGGGGGGATTATTTTTATCTTGAAGCGCTAATGCGTCTGGAAAAGCAGATTCCCGGGTATTGGTATGAGCGGGGGAAAAGCCTGATTCCGTTCAAGGATATAAATCGATAAATGTTCATTCTTCCTGATGTTTTGAAGCGGCTAGAATTTCGTTTGCTGCATTTATAGGCTTTTGACGCAAAATCAGAAATTTGGAGGGGTTGGTATGCAAGTGTATAATCAGCCATTCATTAAATCGTTCTTCTTCCGTTTGATCATCATGCTGCTGGTTCTGTCGCTTATCATTCCCCCTACAGCCTTGCCATCGGCGTTCGCCGCTGGCACCGTATACGTAAATGTTAACTATGATGAAAGCGGAAATGCCAAGAATACAAAGCTCTATAACGGCTCCACATACAGCGGCTCGGTCGGCGGAAGTTGGGGCATCTATAATTCTTTGGCAGAAACAGATTATGTGACTATAGAAAATGCTCCCCAGCGCGAGGATTACAGTCTCAAAATCGTTTCCAATACCAAAAACGTGAGTACCGGAAGAAATAATCTGGGCGGAACGGAAGCTGGCAATTCCGGCATCGCCGGAAAGCTGGTTTTTGAAGCGTCGGTTTATATGAACAGTACTACACATCGCCGGGAGATTCAGTTCAGAAGCCTTAATGCGCCTTCCCCCGCTACAAGCACTACCAATATTTCAGCCCTTACCTTCAATGCTGCGGGAGAAATAAGGGATGTCAGCAACCAGTTCCTAACACATTACGAGAAGAATTCATGGTACAAAATAAAAATGTTCATAGACAATTCAGCACGCTCCATAACTTATTTCCTGAATGATCAGTATTTAGGAGAAGCCTTGCTGCCTTCCGTCTGGATGAATATTAGACATATATACCTGAATCAGTATTTTCAAAGTGGGATGCAGGCAGAGTGGATGGTCGATGACCTGAAACTCGCGGAATACGTTCCAATTACGGGAATCAGTACTTCAGTGGCACAGCTTGAGCTGCCGGTGAGTGCCAGCACCAATATAGTGGTTACGGCCTTTCCGCAAAATGCTTCCGACCAGCGTTTACTTTGGAGTACGAATGACCCTGATGTGGCCACGGTGACTAATGGCACGGTCCATGCGCTCAAAGAAGGTAGCACTACAGTGAATGTAAGCACTTATGAGGGCAATTATTCGCTTGCGGTTCCAGTGTCAGTGACCAAACCGGTGCTGCCGCTCGGCATCATACTGCCGGATGAAATTAATCTGGCGGTAACAAGCAAGCAAACTCTGCAGCCTGTATTTAATCCCCAGAATACAACGAATCAGGCATTGAGCTGGAGTTCCAACAATCCAGCTGTTGCCACCGTAAATGCCGTTGGTGAAATCACCGGAATATCGGTCGGATCGACGGCGATTACAGCAGTATCACAAACCGATCCGACGATCTCTGCAGAGGTTACCGTTATTATTACTCCCTATATTCCTGTCGCCTCTGTTGCCATAACCTCTCCACCCTCACAAATTTCCAAATACGACAGCCTGCAACTCATCGCAAATGTTGAGCCGGCGAATGCAACGGAATCACAGCTAAGCTGGGTATCGGATCACCCGGAAATTGTAAGTGTGGCTGCAGATGGAAAAATACAGGCACTTGGCGTCGGTACAGCTACGGTGTCCGCAAACACAGTTAACGGAGTGGGAGATTCAGTTACACTTGAGGTGGTTGCTCCCCAGCCAGAAAATCCCGAAGAATATGATGAAATCAGGCAGCGTTGGAAGGAGACTCTGATCGGCAAAAATTCTCTGGATGTTAATGAAACAGCAGTGCAAACCATTATTCAGGCCAATGCATCTGCAGCTCAACAATACTGGGATAGCATGCAACTCGCATCGGGAGGCACAACGCTCTGGAATGACCTGCCTGCTTCTGCCAGTGATTCTACTTTTATCAACAACCACTATACCCGATTGAAGACAATGGCATTAGCCTATCAGACAAGAGGAACATCTCTATACCATAATTCCGGGCTAAAGGACGATCTGCTTCAAGCCATGGACTGGATGCTGGATAAGTTGTACACGGACACGGGCACCGAATTCGGGAACTGGTGGAACTGGGATATCGGCGTTCCCAATCGTTTGGTCGATATTCTGATCTTGATGTATGACGAGTTGACACCGGAACAAATTCTGAGGAATACGGCAAGCATCGATCATTATATCGGGGACATCACTTCCGCTTCTTTTACACAGACAGGTGCCAACCGCTCCGATATCATGCTGATTCAAGTCCGTATGGGGCTTGTCGAACATAACTACGACCGGCTAATTCAAGCCAGGAACGGGATGAGTGAGCTATTTCAGTACACAGCTGCAGGCGATGGCTTCTATGAAGACGGCTCGTATGTGCAGCACAGCACGATAGCCTATACGGGAAGTTATGGGGAGGTTCTGATACAGGGGATCGGGAACCTGATGTTTCTGCTGAACGGAAGCACCTGGGAGCCGATTGTTCCCGAAATGAGTAATGTCTATCGGTGGATCGACGAAGGATTTGCTCCTGTATTATATAAAGGGCAGGCTATTGATATGACAAGAGGACGCGCAATCGTCAGGCCGGCAGCAGATGCCTATTACTCCGGCAGAAACATTCTGGCAGGTATCTCCCGAATTGCAGTGACATCTCCTGCCGAGCTATCGCTTCAATTAAAGAGCTTGGTGAAATATCATGTAGAGTATCAGCTGAGTAGGGGGGGATCATACTATCAGTTTCCACTGGATTTGGCAGATACGATCAGGGATTGGGTGGAGGATCCTGCGATTGTTCCTGCCACCGATGTTCAGGCACACTATGAGTTGAGTGGCATGGCTCGTAGTGTACATCGGGGCGAAGACTTCCTGTTCGGGGTCAGTAAAAGTTCAAAGCGTATTGCTACCTATGAGCTTACCAACGGAGAGAATCCTAAAGGCTGGTATACTGGTGACGGGATGACGTATCTCTACAACCAGGATCTGTCCCAGTATACAGGCAGCTTCTGGGCAACGGTGAACTGGAGCCGACTTCCAGGCACAACGGTTGTCTCGCGGACAAGAAATTCTAGCAATTATCAATATGGGGATGGCGAGACCGTCCCGCTTAATTCCTGGGCGGGCGGCACAACGTTGGATACTTTCGGCGTTACAGGCATGGAACTGCTTCAGAACGGCACACAAATGCAGGCGCGGAAATCCTGGTTCGCTTTTGACAATGAAATTGTTGCGCTAGGTGCTGGCATTACAAGCACAGATAACCTTCCTGTAGAAACCGTCATTGAGCAGCGGAAGTTGAGAGAAGACAATTCAAACAGTTTCTACGTGGATGGTGAAGTTCTGAATGGGACCATAGTAAATGAAGAGATAGAGAATCCATCATGGGCTTATCTGGAGGGAAATGTGATAGGTTCGAACATTGGTTATATCTTCCCGAATCATTCACCGATCAGATTGACCAGACAAATTCAAGAGGGAAGATGGTCCGACATTAATCTCAGCAATCCTCCTTCTGCAACATTACCTACCGAACTGCTACAGAATTATTTCCTGACCATGTGGATTGATCATGGGAATAATCCTGCTGACAGTCAGTATGAATATATGATTTTGCCAAATGCAAGCAAACAGGAAACAAAAGAATACGCCGATTCGCCGGATGTCACCGTTCTCGCCAATTCTAAGACGGTTCAGGCGGTCCGAGAGAATACGCTTAACGTTGCCGGGTATAATTTCTGGACGGATACTCTGACTTCGGTAAATGGCGTTACTTCGAATAAGCAAGCCTCTGTCATGATTAGAAAAAATCCGGAGGCGAATACGATTGAGCTTTCAGTGTCTGATCCTACACTAGAGAATCAGGGGTATATTGAACTGGAACTGGATACAGATGCAGCAGGAATACTAGGTAAAGACGATCAGATCGAGGTACTACAGCTATCACCCACGGTGAAGCTAAAGATTAATATGCGAGATACCCTCGGGCAGACATTGCGGACTAAATTGCAAACCCAATGAAACCATGACGAGGCAGATTAATTTGTTTGGCTATCCCTGAGTTGGTCCAAGGCTAGGTCGCTGCTTCACCCTGACAGACGTAGAGAGTTCGAAATCATACAGTCGCCGTCTGGGGAGTTTGCCTGGAGGTAAATAGTACAGATATTATTACATCTAAATTTGGTCGATACAGTGACGGGACTACCACCCCCACGGTTCCGATTCTGTCATGTAAGTAATGTGAAATACAGAAGGCTAACGGATGTAGTTTATACTTAACATTACGCAGGAATGGATACAATGGATATTCGTGTAGATGATTTGAGTGGGGTACAGGTGATTGGATTAATTGCAGAACATTTGCAAGGAATGGCAGAGGACTTCCCACCAGAAAGCGTTCATGCCCTTAATCTGGACGGGTTGAAGAAGCCCGGAATTACTTTCTGGTGTGCATGGGAAGATGAAAGCTGCTTGGCTGTGGGGCTATCAAGGAATTGGACAAAGAGCATGCAGAACTCAAATCGATGCGAACAGCTAAGAATCATATGCGCAAAGGTGTAGCTAGAAATGTTCTTGCTCACATTATTGAAGCAGCCATAAGCCGTGGATACAAACGGATCAGCTCGCAAGCTGTATGAAGGTTTTGGTTTCACGTATTGTGAGCCGTTTGCAGATTATATCCTAGATGGGATTAGTACATTTATGACGAAGGAACTGTAGTACACGTTTTGTAAATATACAGAACGTTCAGAATATTTAGAGAACGTTACTTGAAGAACAGCATTCTGTAGATGCAGAGGGTGCTGTTCTTTGGCGTATATATGTTTCCTTCTACTGAAAAGGTGCAAATATGCTGTGTATTCAGGAGATCTTCGAGAAATCGGTTACTGGAGCACATGATTTATTTAGTCGTCTTCTATCAGTATCAGTACAGCATTGGGACACAACCAAAATACCTGGCTGATTCTATTTCCGATTAGATGATTGTAGGAAAAGGTCTCGGTGGGAAAGTTGCTCTCATAACATCCGGCAGATTCTCTGGTGGTTCGCATGGATTTATAGTCGGCCACGTATCACCTGAAGCACAAGTATGCGGGCCAATCTCTTTACTCCAAAATGGAGATATTATTACCATGAACAGTGACATTCAGGAAAGTAAGGTTGAGGTGACAGAAGAAGAGTTAGCCGCTCGAGCGCAAGCGTGGATACAACCTCCACTAAAAGTAAAATCCGGTGTACTCGGCAAATATGCCAAATTAGTTTCCTCTGCTTCAAAAGGTGCAGTAACAGATTTGATGGAATAAACAAGCAAATATTGATGCTGCATATAAAATAGGACGTTAGAAGCTGCTACAACGAATGCATAGAGCGTGTGAAACAAAAAAATGCAAGCTTTAAAGATTAAGAATGTCGCGCCATAAGATTCTACAACAGTTGTATGTAAAAAGATTGAATTTTAAAAACCCGTTAATCAGAAAAGTTTAGCGGATTTTTGTTGACCAGGGTGGAAATCCAGGTTCGGAATGGGCAGGTTAAAAAGATAAGATATTCCTTTTAAGGCAGGTCTCTGTCCGGACTTTAGCGTGATGTTGCAAGGTCAGAAAATTTATTTGATAATCATTATCATTCATGTTATATTGTTCACGAGTAAACAAAATAAAATTAATTATCCTTAAACACCATACTATTAAAGTGATATTTTTGTTTACAAGTAAATAAGGAGCGATCACAAGATGACTTCAAAAGATCGAACAAAACAATTGCTTCATGACCAATTTATCCGTTTTTTACATGTATATGAGAACCACAAGAATACAGAAATTGAGCATTTCCTAAGTATCGCCCAGCGAGAAAGCATCGAGAAAATCCCCCAGCATTTGACCGCCGTTCATATGATAGATTGCATAGGAAAGCATGAGCCTATTAACAACACAGGTATTGCCGAAGCGATGAATTTATCCAAAGCAAGTATCACCAAAATTGGCAACAAACTACTGGAAGAAGGATTCGTCAAACGCACAAAAATGAATGACAACAAGAAGGAGAGTTATTTCCGGTTGTCACCGCAAGGCAAAAAGATCTTTGAATTGCATGAACGTCTGCATGTACATGAGGCTGAACGCTTCTATCGTACGCTCGACAAATATTCGGAAACAGAGCTAAAAGTAATTCATCAATTTCTTCAAGACAGTAGCATCAATATTGAATCCAGATCAAACGAAGGAGAGTGAAGCATTTGAGTCTGGCGGAATTGATCAGGGAGCGCAGAAGCATTCGTAAATGTAACTCTACGCCGGTGGACCAGGAGTTAGTTGTTGAATTACTACGTAAGGCTAATCGGCTTCAACCATTTGATGAGGCTGGCTCGTGGCGTGTGGTATATGCCGGAACTCCAGAAGCGCGCAAACGGTTGGTGGACTGCATGCTCGAACAGATGTCGCAGAGCAAACTCGGCAAACTGATTCCCGGGAAACTTCTGGATGTGTTCAAAAAGAGAGTTACCGATATTCCTGCACACGTCATTGTTATGTCG of Paenibacillus sp. FSL R5-0517 contains these proteins:
- a CDS encoding MarR family transcriptional regulator, whose amino-acid sequence is MTSKDRTKQLLHDQFIRFLHVYENHKNTEIEHFLSIAQRESIEKIPQHLTAVHMIDCIGKHEPINNTGIAEAMNLSKASITKIGNKLLEEGFVKRTKMNDNKKESYFRLSPQGKKIFELHERLHVHEAERFYRTLDKYSETELKVIHQFLQDSSINIESRSNEGE
- a CDS encoding sugar ABC transporter permease — translated: MSSLNKSTLGTQGTSLLEKSKKTSLWQRMMHPQARTAYLFLLPNLLGFLLFIAIPSVMAFGLGFTEWDGYNPVKWNGLDNYFRLVRDENFRIALQNTLLYTFGSCLLVIIASLSLALLVNQKMKGMSLYRAAFFFPHIASFIAVAVVWQAIFNPTLGPLNMFLSKFMEQPPGWLVSSNWALLSIILVSAWKMAGYYMLLFLAGLQGISKELYEAANIDGANILQRFRNITLPMLSPVTFFVIITCIINLFKSFDLVYVMTGGGPGRSTKLLVYDIFVQSFRNSAFGYASAEAIVLFLIVLAITYVQFKGEKRWVNY
- a CDS encoding polysaccharide lyase family 8 super-sandwich domain-containing protein; its protein translation is MQVYNQPFIKSFFFRLIIMLLVLSLIIPPTALPSAFAAGTVYVNVNYDESGNAKNTKLYNGSTYSGSVGGSWGIYNSLAETDYVTIENAPQREDYSLKIVSNTKNVSTGRNNLGGTEAGNSGIAGKLVFEASVYMNSTTHRREIQFRSLNAPSPATSTTNISALTFNAAGEIRDVSNQFLTHYEKNSWYKIKMFIDNSARSITYFLNDQYLGEALLPSVWMNIRHIYLNQYFQSGMQAEWMVDDLKLAEYVPITGISTSVAQLELPVSASTNIVVTAFPQNASDQRLLWSTNDPDVATVTNGTVHALKEGSTTVNVSTYEGNYSLAVPVSVTKPVLPLGIILPDEINLAVTSKQTLQPVFNPQNTTNQALSWSSNNPAVATVNAVGEITGISVGSTAITAVSQTDPTISAEVTVIITPYIPVASVAITSPPSQISKYDSLQLIANVEPANATESQLSWVSDHPEIVSVAADGKIQALGVGTATVSANTVNGVGDSVTLEVVAPQPENPEEYDEIRQRWKETLIGKNSLDVNETAVQTIIQANASAAQQYWDSMQLASGGTTLWNDLPASASDSTFINNHYTRLKTMALAYQTRGTSLYHNSGLKDDLLQAMDWMLDKLYTDTGTEFGNWWNWDIGVPNRLVDILILMYDELTPEQILRNTASIDHYIGDITSASFTQTGANRSDIMLIQVRMGLVEHNYDRLIQARNGMSELFQYTAAGDGFYEDGSYVQHSTIAYTGSYGEVLIQGIGNLMFLLNGSTWEPIVPEMSNVYRWIDEGFAPVLYKGQAIDMTRGRAIVRPAADAYYSGRNILAGISRIAVTSPAELSLQLKSLVKYHVEYQLSRGGSYYQFPLDLADTIRDWVEDPAIVPATDVQAHYELSGMARSVHRGEDFLFGVSKSSKRIATYELTNGENPKGWYTGDGMTYLYNQDLSQYTGSFWATVNWSRLPGTTVVSRTRNSSNYQYGDGETVPLNSWAGGTTLDTFGVTGMELLQNGTQMQARKSWFAFDNEIVALGAGITSTDNLPVETVIEQRKLREDNSNSFYVDGEVLNGTIVNEEIENPSWAYLEGNVIGSNIGYIFPNHSPIRLTRQIQEGRWSDINLSNPPSATLPTELLQNYFLTMWIDHGNNPADSQYEYMILPNASKQETKEYADSPDVTVLANSKTVQAVRENTLNVAGYNFWTDTLTSVNGVTSNKQASVMIRKNPEANTIELSVSDPTLENQGYIELELDTDAAGILGKDDQIEVLQLSPTVKLKINMRDTLGQTLRTKLQTQ
- a CDS encoding glycoside hydrolase family 88 protein gives rise to the protein MKKTLVTNVKWHEAIEYAVLKTKQNLSRYNQKFPHISNDKCYEWGDNEDWIEGFWTGIVWLCYEYSGDEYLRLQANSQIASFHRRLQAQHALEHHDIGFLYGLSALAGWIVEEDERHKLLALQAADHLLGRWRETSGLIQAWGPEDDSENGGRIIIDCLMNLPLLYWASSATGNPRYAEVAVRQAELSRKFLVRGDDSSYHTFYFDRSGNSLRGGTHQGNSDGSTWTRGQAWGIYGFALSYRQTGNINFLETSKRLAAYFIERIPADGIVYWDFDVPVTGSTSRDSSASAIAACGMLELLEHLAPDDPQRQRLEDAVLVTMTALAESSMSMAQEKEGLIDHGSYHVRGSYGLDGYMIWGDYFYLEALMRLEKQIPGYWYERGKSLIPFKDINR
- a CDS encoding carbohydrate ABC transporter permease, with the translated sequence MGQLLGRAVPKSLAHLFMILISLVMIVPFLWMLSTSFKLQEEVFQYPIQWIPQVFHFENYVEVWTSIPFPLYYFNSLKVSILVTLGQLITCSLAGYAFARLDFPGKNRLFIMYFAAFMIPYQVIMIPQYFVIKKLGLVDSHWALILLEIFSPYGVFLMRQFLSGISKELSEAARIDGCNEFGIFARIIMPLAKPALATLGIFAFSWVWNDFQAPLIYLTSDSLKTLPLGLASLNGEFTSQTQLIMAGTVLSLIPVVTVFLFFQRYFISGITAGSVKG
- a CDS encoding nitroreductase produces the protein MKHLSLAELIRERRSIRKCNSTPVDQELVVELLRKANRLQPFDEAGSWRVVYAGTPEARKRLVDCMLEQMSQSKLGKLIPGKLLDVFKKRVTDIPAHVIVMSTVGPDRLTNDRNYAAACGMMQSFQLMGWEHGLGMLWDTESMIQHEGFFRGIGMREDERFVGILHIGYFDKVPRSRKRTPAEQKWTVLRGQST